In Paracoccus contaminans, the genomic stretch CAAGGCCCTGATGCTGCACCGCCGTCAGACGGCCAGGCTGGGGGAAATCCTGCTGGCCCATGGCTGGGTCAGCGAAGCGGCGCTGGGCCGGGCGCTGTCGCAGCAATGGCGCACCAGCCTCATCGACCTTGCCGCGGTGCCGCCCGATACGCGCCTGATCGACCAGGCGGGGGCCGAGTGGTGCCTGTCGCACAGGCTGGTGCCGTGGCGGCGCACCGGGGGCGTGGCATTCGTCGCCGCAGCCCGCCCCGATGAATTCGAAGCCCTGCGCCCCCAGCTTGAAGCGCGGCTGGGCCCGGTGCGGATGCTGCTTTGCGGGGAGACCGACTGCACGCGCGCCCTGCTGGCGACGCGCGGGACGGCGCTGATCCGCCGGGCCGAAACCTGCGTCGCCCCCGACATGTCATGCCGCACCCGCAACGAATTGCGGCTGGGGGCGATCCTGCTGGCGCTGATGGCGGTGCTGGCCATCGGCCTGTGGCTTGCCCCCGTTGCGGTGCTGGCCGCGCTCAGCGCGCTGACGGTCGGCACGCTGGCCGCGACGACGGCGCTCAAGGCGCTGGCCTTCCGGGCGACGCTGCGCCTGCCGCCGGCGGCCCGGCCAGGCAGCAGCCGAAAGGATGGGGAACTGCCGGTCATCTCGGTCATGGTCCCCATGTTCCGCGAGGAAAACATCGCCGACCGTCTGGTGGGCCGGCTCGCCCGGCTCGATTACCCGCGCGAGCTGACCGATATCCTGCTGGTCGTCGAGGAAACCGACCAGGTGACGCGCAACGCGCTGTCAGGCGCGAGGCTGCCGTTCTGGATGCGGATCGTCACCGTGCCGGACGGGCCGATCCGCACCAAACCGCGGGCGCTGAACTATGCGCTGAACTTCTGCCGCGGCCCGATCATCGGCGTCTGGGATGCCGAGGACCGGCCCGAGGCCGACCAGCTTCACAAGATCGCCCGGCATTTCGACCATGCCGGGCCCGAGGTTGCCTGCGTGCAGGGGGCACTCGATTTCTACAATCCGCGCACCAACTGGCTCGCCCGTTGCTTTACGCTGGAATACTCGGCCTGGTTCCGCGGCGTGCTGCCGGGCCTTGCGCGCATGGGGCTGGTCGTGCCCTTGGGCGGGACGACCTTCTTCATCCGGCGCAGCGCGCTTGACCATGCAGGCGGGTGGGACAGCTGGAACGTGACCGAGGATGCCGATCTGGGCATACGCCTGGCCCGCCTCGGCTATCGGACCGAGATCGTGGACACCACCACCCATGAGGAGGCGAACTGCCGGACCGTTCCCTGGATCAAGCAGCGGTCGCGCTGGCTCAAGGGATTTGCGATGACCTGGGGCGTGCATATGCGCGATCCGCGGCGCCTGTGGCGCGAAATCGGCCCGGCCCGGACGATCGGCTTTCACCTGCAGATGTTCGCGACCGTGCAACAGTTCCTGCTTGCCCCGGTGCTCTGGAGCTTTTGGCTGCTCACGCTCGGGATCGGGCATCCTCTGGGCGCCATGATGGACGGGCCGGCCGGCATGGCCGTGATCGGCCTGTTCCTTGGGTCCGAGGCGCTTAACCTGTCGATTGCATGCTGGTCGGTGCGCAGGACGCATCGCCCGCTGATGCCCTGGGCGCCGATGCTGCCGCTGTATTTCGCGCTGGCCTGCCTTGCCGCGTGGAAGGCCGCCTATGAGATCGTGGTCAAGCCGTTCTACTGGGACAAGACGGTGCATGGCGTCTTTGACCAGACCGCCGACGAGATCGCAGAGCCGCAGGCCCCTGCGGCGGCCATGATCCCGGTGCTGGCAGTTGCAGGCGGGCACGAGGCGGAAGCCGTGCAGCGCGGCCTGCGGGCGCCTGACGGGGGCCTGATCGTCTCCTTGCCCGGCACAGCCGCGGGGTATGGAACGGCCCCGGCGGCGATGCAGGTGCCTTTCGCCGGGCGCATCGGCTGATCCGCGTTCAAGAGCCGGCCGTCAGAATATCGCGCCAGCCGAACAGAAAAAATGCCTCTGCCTGCGCCGGCGCCGTTCCCTCTTGCCTGCCGGACCGGCTGATCCGCGCCCGCCAGCCGTCAGAACAGGGAACCCTGGTCGGGAGGCGAGGAGGTCCTGGCCCGGCGGCGCGGCAGGGGTGCAGGGGGATGCGCTGCCGCCCCCCGCCCCGGATCGCCGCCACTTTGCCCAGCGGCGCCCTGCTCTGGCCCAGCCTTATCCCCTCGTCCGGCAGCACGCTGCGTTGACCCCGCCTCATCGCCACGCCCGGCAGCACGCTGCGTTGACCCCGCCTCATCCTCACGCCCGGCGGCACCCTGCCTTGGCCACGCCCCATCGCCCGGCCCGGCAGCACCCTGCTCCGGCCGTGCCGGCTCATCGTTTGGCAACACCGCATCGTCCTCTGGCGTTGCCGCATCATCCGCCGGCGGCCCGCCAGGGTGGCCGGACCTTGCCGACCCGCGGCCCGGCGCCCGATCGCTCTCTGCAAAGGCTGCGGCGCCGCGCTCCGCTACGGCCCCGCGCTGCCGCCGGGCCGTGCGGCCATTTCCCGGCACGCCCGCCTTTCCGGCCGGCGCAGGATCGCCTGCTTCTTGGCCTGCCTTGCCGGGCTGCACCTTCTCGGGCGCAAGGGGCGGAGCAGGGTCGGGCGCGCCCGTGCCACCCGCCGGTCCATCGGCCGGGACAGGGATCGCGCGAACCTGTCCGCTCGCGAACTCGATATCCAGCCATGGCTGGCCCGCCGCAGCACTGGCCGACGTGACCAGCCCCTCGCGGCCGCGCACGATGGCAAAGCCGCGGCGCAACGTCTCGGTATGGCCCAGCGTCTGGCGCAGCCGATCCAGCCGGTCCACCGCATCGCGGCGCCGGGTTATGATAACCTGCGCCGCGGCGGCCAGTCGGCGCGAGACTGCCGCCAGCGCCTTGCCGGCCTCGGCCAGATCGGCCTGCGCCTCGCGCTCGGCCCGGCGGCGCGCGGCCGTCAGGCGGCCGTTCAGGCCGTCAAGGCGCAGGCGGCCCGCCTGCACGCGCCGTCCCAGGGCCGGGGCCAGCCGTCCCGACTGTCCCTCCAGCCGCCGGCCGGCGGCGCTTACGGCCAGCCGGACCGCCGCGGGCCGCACCGCTGGAAGCCTGTTGTGCCGGGCCTGGGCAGATCTGCGGATCGCCTGGTCCAG encodes the following:
- a CDS encoding glycosyltransferase family 2 protein — encoded protein: MSVTRIRRTVRAGEDHAMQAVPGAAAPFRPRPAQGGDRAAPPRADGRDHRALGQILLDDGAVDPGNLLKALMLHRRQTARLGEILLAHGWVSEAALGRALSQQWRTSLIDLAAVPPDTRLIDQAGAEWCLSHRLVPWRRTGGVAFVAAARPDEFEALRPQLEARLGPVRMLLCGETDCTRALLATRGTALIRRAETCVAPDMSCRTRNELRLGAILLALMAVLAIGLWLAPVAVLAALSALTVGTLAATTALKALAFRATLRLPPAARPGSSRKDGELPVISVMVPMFREENIADRLVGRLARLDYPRELTDILLVVEETDQVTRNALSGARLPFWMRIVTVPDGPIRTKPRALNYALNFCRGPIIGVWDAEDRPEADQLHKIARHFDHAGPEVACVQGALDFYNPRTNWLARCFTLEYSAWFRGVLPGLARMGLVVPLGGTTFFIRRSALDHAGGWDSWNVTEDADLGIRLARLGYRTEIVDTTTHEEANCRTVPWIKQRSRWLKGFAMTWGVHMRDPRRLWREIGPARTIGFHLQMFATVQQFLLAPVLWSFWLLTLGIGHPLGAMMDGPAGMAVIGLFLGSEALNLSIACWSVRRTHRPLMPWAPMLPLYFALACLAAWKAAYEIVVKPFYWDKTVHGVFDQTADEIAEPQAPAAAMIPVLAVAGGHEAEAVQRGLRAPDGGLIVSLPGTAAGYGTAPAAMQVPFAGRIG